AACTTCTTTTTAATGCATGAGGTATTAGTGACAGGAGGACTTATTGGAGGATACACTGGTGCCAGTATTTGGAGTAAAGATGCAAAGGAACAAGGTGCAAAAGATGATGAAGTAGGCATGAATACCATAAAAAGACTTGGTAGAGGTCTAGCTGAAGCTGTTAAAATATCTAAATATGGTCTTGAAAAGTGGAATATTGAAAAAGAAGAATTAGGAATAATAAGTGAAGCTGAAAAAAGTCCTGTAAAAGACCATTAAAATTTAAATTGCCCATACGTAAAATTTAATTAGCCCCTCTTAATAGATGAGACAACCCATCATAAATATTAAGAGGGGTAATTTTGCATTTAAAATTATTTGTAATAAGATAAGATATATTAATAAATATGATAGAATATATATTATAAATTAAATTTTATAAATACAAGGGGGGAACTTTGAGTTCTTATAAATTTATTATGTTATAAGATTATAAGGGCCAATATTTTATGCGGGAGTTATTAAATGTAACACTTATAATAGTACTTGTTTTAATAAATGCATTTTTTGTAGCTTGTGAGTTTGCTATGGTAAAGCTTCGTAGTTCTAGGATAGATACTATGATAACTGAAGGTAATAATAATGCAAAAAGGTGTAAAATAATAAAAGATAATCTAAATTCTTATCTTTCTGCATGTCAACTTGGGATAACACTTTGTTCACTTGCACTAGGATGGATGGGAGAATCTACAGTTAAAGAGTTAATATTGCCAATAATAAGTATATTCAATCTTAGTGAAAGTGTCATATATACAATATCAATTTCTATTTCCTTTTTAATCATAACAATGGTAGAAGTTGTAATAGGAGAGCTTGTTCCTAAAGCCTTAGCACTTTATAATACAGAGAGAATAATGCTAAGTACATCTTTTTTGTTGATTGGATTCTATAAATTAACATATCCAATAATATACTTTTTCAATCTAAGTACTGATTTATTTCTTAAACCATTTGGGTATTCACAAGCCGATGAAGTTGATGAACCACATACAGGTGATGAAATAAGATTATTAGTAGAAGAAAGTTATAAAAGTGGACTTATAGATGAATCAGAACAGAGATTAGTTGACAATATTTTTGAATTTGAAGAAAAGAAAATTAGAGAGATAATGGTACCTAGAACTGATATGGTCTGTATATATGAAAGTGACTCAGAGGAAAAAATATTATCTATTTTGAGAGATGAAGGTGTTACTAGGTATCCAGTATGTAAAAAAAATAAGGATGATATATTAGGATTTGTACATATAAGAGATTTGTATAATCAAAAAATAAACAGAAATAAAATTGAACTAGGAGAAATACTTAGAGATATTATATATATATCAGAAAATTGGACTATAGATAAGGCTCTTGAAAAATTAAGAAAAGAAAAACTCCAACTTGCTATAGTGGTAGATGAATATGGTGGTACATCTGGTGTAGTAACAATTGAAGATATACTGGAAGAGATAGTTGGAGAAATTCAAGATGAATTTGATAAAGAGGAAACTCATATTAAGAAAATAGGAACAAGTTCTTATTTAGTTGATGGAACTGAACCAATCAATGATATTAATAAGTATTTTGGTCTTGATATAGAGCATGACGGATTTGATAGTATAGGAGGTTGGATATCTTATATGCTTGGTTCAAATATTAAAGTAAATCAAAGTGTAACTTTTGAAAATTACAATTTTACCATATTAGAATTGGATAAATTGAGGGTTGTAAAATTAATCATAAAAAGTGTAATATAATTATATCAAAAAATATTGGAGGAATTGTATGCAAAAAGTAGAAGGAATTATTTTTGACATGGATGGAGTTTTGTTTGATTCAGAGAGAATCTCTCTTGAATTTTGGATAGAGACATTTGAAAAGTATGGATACACTATGACTAAAGAAATATATACATCAGTTATGGGAAGAAATCGTAAAGGGATAATAGAAGGTCTTACTAAGATATACGATAGTTCTGTGCCAATAAT
This sequence is a window from Clostridioides difficile. Protein-coding genes within it:
- a CDS encoding hemolysin family protein — translated: MRELLNVTLIIVLVLINAFFVACEFAMVKLRSSRIDTMITEGNNNAKRCKIIKDNLNSYLSACQLGITLCSLALGWMGESTVKELILPIISIFNLSESVIYTISISISFLIITMVEVVIGELVPKALALYNTERIMLSTSFLLIGFYKLTYPIIYFFNLSTDLFLKPFGYSQADEVDEPHTGDEIRLLVEESYKSGLIDESEQRLVDNIFEFEEKKIREIMVPRTDMVCIYESDSEEKILSILRDEGVTRYPVCKKNKDDILGFVHIRDLYNQKINRNKIELGEILRDIIYISENWTIDKALEKLRKEKLQLAIVVDEYGGTSGVVTIEDILEEIVGEIQDEFDKEETHIKKIGTSSYLVDGTEPINDINKYFGLDIEHDGFDSIGGWISYMLGSNIKVNQSVTFENYNFTILELDKLRVVKLIIKSVI